In Penicillium oxalicum strain HP7-1 chromosome I, whole genome shotgun sequence, a single window of DNA contains:
- a CDS encoding putative mannose-1-phosphate guanyltransferase produces MLNVPIRGDSHHSSTKAIILVGGPSRGTRFRPLSLDVPKPLFEVAGHPIINHCLKAITKVDDVREVILIGYYDESVFRDFIKDAAKEFPQFRIQYLREYTALGTAGGLYHFRDAILKGKPERLLVLNADVCCSFPLGEMLRLFEEKDAEAVILGTRVTNEAASNFGCIVSDSHTKRVLHYVEKPESHISNLINCGVYLFATECIFPAIRSAIKRRTTRPRFLSYPSSDNLESSFVTGEDEDGEKNEVLRLEQDILSDLADSNRFFVHETKDFWRQIKTAGSAVPANALYLQKAFQAQSEELTPPSATIVPPVYIHPTATVDPTAKLGPNVSIGARVVVGAGARVKDSIVLEDSEIRHDACVMHSIIGWSSRVGAWARVEGTPIPVGSHSTSIIKQGVKVQSITILGKECAVGDEVRVQNCVCLPYKELKRDVANEVIM; encoded by the exons ATGCTGAACGTACCAATTCGTGGTGACTCGCATCACTCTTCAACCAAGGCTATTATCTTG GTTGGAGGCCCATCTCGAGGCACTCGTTTCCGCCCATTGTCGCTCGATGTTCCCAAG CCCCTGTTCGAAGTCGCCGGTCACCCGATCATCAACCACTGCTTGAAGGCCATCACGAAGGTCGACGATGTGCGCGAAGTCATTCTGATTGGATACTACGACGAGTCTGTCTTCCGGGACTTCATCAAAGATGCGGCAAAGGAGTTCCCTCAGTTCCGGATTCAGTACCTTCGAGAATACACAGCGTTGGGTACCGCAGGCGGTCTGTACCATTTCCGCGATGCGATCCTCAAGGGTAAGCCCGAGCGCCTTTTGGTGCTGAACGCCGATGTCTGCTGCTCGTTCCCTCTGGGTGAGATGCTGCGTCTGTTCGAGGAGAAGGATGCAGAGGCCGTCATTCTGGGTACGCGCGTCACCAACGAGGCTGCATCCAACTTTGGTTGCATCGTTTCCGATTCCCACACCAAGCGCGTGCTGCACTACGTCGAAAAACCCGAGTCGCACATTTCCAACTTGATCAATTGCGGGGTTTACCTGTTTGCTACGGAATGCATTTTCCCCGCGATTCGCAGTGCCATCAAGCGCCGCACCACCCGCCCCCGCTTCCTGTCCTACCCTTCCTCGGATAACCTTGAGTCTTCTTTCGTCACcggtgaggatgaggatggcgaGAAGAATGAGGTTTTGCGCTTGGAGCAGGATATTCTCTCCGACCTGGCCGACAGCAACCGATTCTTCGTCCACGAGACCAAGGACTTCTGGCGACAGATCAAGACTGCCGGCTCGGCCGTGCCCGCCAACGCGCTCTACCTGCAGAAGGCCTTCCAGGCGCAGTCGGAGGAACTCACCCCTCCCTCTGCGACCATTGTGCCCCCCGTTTACATCCACCCCACCGCTACCGTTGACCCTACCGCCAAGCTCGGTCCGAACGTCTCGATTGGCGCTCGTGTGGTCGTTGGCGCCGGTGCCCGTGTCAAAGATTCAATTGTTTTGGAGGACTCGGAGATTCGTCATGATGCCTGTGTCATGCACTCGATTATCGGCTGGAGTAGCCGTGTTGGCGCCTGGGCTCGTGTGGAAGGCACCCCCATCCCGGTGGGCAGCCACTCCACCAGCATCATCAAGCAAGGTGTCAAGGTGCAGAGCATCACCATCCTGGGTAAGGAGTGTGCCGTTGGTGACGAAGTCCGCGTGCAGAACTGTGTCTGCCTGCCGTACAAGGAGCTTAAGCGT GATGTTGCCAACGAGGTCATCATGTAA
- a CDS encoding Lysine--tRNA ligase cla4, which translates to MADQNTVKEAEASMANLQLDSVTGEMVSKSELKKRLKLREREAKKKEKVAAAPPKAQKKTSAEEEEANLTPNQYFEIRSKRVQKMFETKNPDPYPHKFQVTTDLRDFLKDYDSLKKGEEKPDVPIRLAGRVYTKRASGPKLIFYDLRAEGKKVQVMCQAQNATGGVPFEQQHEHLRRGDIIGVVGYPGRTSPKNRDDGELSIFASEVVLLAPCLHAIPSEHYGFQDKELRFRQRYLDLIMNDSTREVFRTRAKIISYIRNFLDNRDFTEVETPMMNQIAGGATAKPFVTHHNDLDQKVRRQFHPVNRMYMRIAPELYLKMLIVGGLERVYEMGRQFRNEGIDLTHNPEFTTCEFYWAYADYNDVMDLTEELVSGLVKHVTGGYETKFTTQSGEEYNINWKAPWRRIEMIPGLEEATGETFPPADQLHTAETGEFLKRVLKKMNVECTPPLTNARMLDTLVGEFLESTCINPTFIMSHPEMMSPLAKYHRSKPGLCERFEAFVATKEICNAYTELNSPAVQRERFEEQARQKEQGDDEAQLIDENFCASLEYGLPPTGGWGMGIDRLVMFLTNNYSIKEVLAFPMMKEDKTAHHGKSVLEAASSKPQPEEGDPN; encoded by the exons ATGGCGGATCAGAACACTGTCAAGGAGGCTGAGGCCTCCATGGCCAACCTGCAGCTTGACTCTGTCACTGGCGAAATGGTCTCCAAGTCGGAATTGAAGAAGCGCCTGAAGCTCCGCGAGAGggaagccaagaagaaggagaaggtggCTGCCGCTCCTCCCAAGGCCCAGAAGAAGACTTCtgcggaggaagaagaggccaaTTTGACTCCCAAT CAATACTTTGAAATCCGAAGCAAGAGGGTCCAGAAGATGTTTGAGACCAAGAACCCAGACCCCTACCCCCACAAGTTCCAGGTCACTACCGATCTTCGCGATTTTCTCAAGGATTACGACAGCCTCAAGAAGGGCGAGGAGAAGCCAGATGTTCCCATCCGACTTGCTGGTCGTGTTTATACCAAGCGCGCGTCCGGTCCCAAGCTCATCTTCTACGACCTGCGTgccgagggcaagaaggTCCAGGTCATGTGCCAGGCTCAAAATGCCACTGGCGGCGTCCCATTCGAGCAGCAGCATGAGCACCTCCGCCGAGGTGACATTATTGGTGTGGTTGGATACCCCGGTCGTACTTCGCCCAAGAACCGTGACGATGGCGAGCTTTCCATTTTCGCTTCAGAGGTCGTGCTTCTCGCCCCATGCTTGCACGCCATTCCCTCGGAGCACTACGGATTCCAGGATAAGGAGCTTCGCTTCCGTCAGCGCTACTTGGATCTTATCATGAACGACAGCACCCGCGAAGTGTTCCGCACTCGCGCCAAGATTATCAGTTACATCCGAAACTTCTTGGACAACCGCGACTTCACTGAGGTTGAGACCCCGATGATGAACCAAATTGCGGGAGGAGCTACTGCCAAGCCCTTTGTTACTCATCACAATGATCTGGATCAGAAGGTACGTCGCCAATTCCATCCCGTAAATCGGAT GTACATGCGCATTGCTCCCGAGCTTTACTTGAAAATGCTTATCGTCGGTGGTCTTGAGCGTGTGTATGAGATGGGCCGCCAGTTCCGCAATGAGGGCATTGATCTTACCCACAACCCTGAGTTTACTACCTGCGAGTTCTACTGGGCTTACGCCGATTACAACGATGTGATGGACCTGACCGAGGAGCTTGTCTCGGGCTTGGTGAAGCACGTCACCGGTGGCTACGAAACCAAGTTCACCACTCAAAGTGGCGAGGAGTACAACATTAACTGGAAGGCTCCTTGGCGCCGTATTGAGATGATCCCCGGTCTCGAGGAAGCTACAGGAGAGACCTTCCCTCCCGCAGACCAGCTTCACACTGCTGAGACGGGCGAGTTCCTTAAGCGCGTTCTTAAGAAGATGAACGTCGAATGCACACCCCCATTGACAAATGCCCGCATGTTGGACACCTTGGTCGGAGAATTCCTGGAGAGCACTTGCATCAACCCAACCTTCATTATGAGTCATCCCGAAATGATGTCTCCTCTCGCCAAGTACCACCGCAGCAAGCCTGGTCTCTGCGAGCGTTTCGAGGCCTTCGTTGCCACTAAGGAGATTT GCAACGCATACACCGAGTTGAACTCCCCCGCTGTCCAGCGTGAGCGCTTCGAGGAGCAGGCACGCCAGAAGGAGCAAGGCGATGACGAGGCTCAATTGATTGATGAGAACTTCTGCGCGTCTCTCGAATATGGACTGCCTCCCACTGGTGGCTGGGGTATGGGCATTGACCGCTTGGTGATGTTCCTTACCAACAACTACAGCATTAAGGAGGTGCTGGCCTTCCCCATGATGAAGGAGGACAAGACTGCGCACCACGGCAAGTCTGTCCTGGAAGCCGCGAGCAGCAAGCCCCAGCCAGAGGAGGGTGACC CCAACTAA